A stretch of Triticum aestivum cultivar Chinese Spring chromosome 1D, IWGSC CS RefSeq v2.1, whole genome shotgun sequence DNA encodes these proteins:
- the LOC123173838 gene encoding uncharacterized protein encodes MSSANATCCVSGEFWIDGSARLQIGDGPVPRPSSITLKEFGDLWVADAKRQFSLRPKSPSPDEKLKRRQERKRKGLVIALNTYAKRNNIQLSELEFVEEKESNQVDGCAALYVHSNFLVKGSDGRHTMFFAEMRPDCTQEEDVVLCTPLEENNYGHCFGCDDRAKELRHPSGGGYLGGHNEMIFHLEELDSDDDCFM; translated from the exons ATGTCGTCCGCCAACGCAACCTGTTGTGTTTCTGGAGAATTTTGGAT TGACGGCTCTGCCAGACTGCAGATAGGGGATGGTCCCGTTCCTAGACCATCATCGATTACTCTCAAGGAGTTTGGTGATCTGTGGGTAGCTGACGCCAAACGTCAGTTCAGTCTCAGGCCCAAGTCACCGTCCCCTGATGAGAAGCTGAAACGCAGACAAGAGCGTAAGCGCAAGGGCTTGGTCATAGCGCTCAACACGTATGCCAAGCGAAACAACATTCAG CTCTCTGAGTTGGAATTTGTGGAAGAGAAAGAGAGTAATCAAGTCGATGGATGCGCAGCACTATATGTGCACTCCAACTTTCTGGTGAAAGGTTCAGATGGCAGACATACTATGTTCTTTGCTGAGATGCGACCTGACTGCACACAGGAAGAGGATGTTGTTCTCTGCACACCTTTGGAAGAAAACAATTATG GTCATTGTTTCGGGTGCGATGATCGAGCAAAGGAGCTTAGGCATCCCTCGGGCGGTGGCTACTTGGGTGGACATAATGAGATGATTTTTCACTTGGAGGAGCTGGACAGTGATGATGACTGTTTTATGTGA